From a region of the Mercurialis annua linkage group LG1-X, ddMerAnnu1.2, whole genome shotgun sequence genome:
- the LOC126658789 gene encoding uncharacterized protein LOC126658789, which translates to MAIASLHNVSVLDSSFLRDSQSEGVTRRGDDGSRTRASSVLQMWRELEDEQVVTQPRGRIGGRVFQTRSDGLSSDLSRVDSSESNSSEHSVTSEDVSMSENDYGQWSPRPIGSESGQEDSSDLGEIERERVRQIFQDWMNCAARERTSSLSRRTNNSRAERLGESEQERVRNTRECVQMNSRHRVSRVQHREEHGAANVGHVEQVLGGSVVDHFGGRTEHTRRGIRRLCGRQALLDMLKKAEIERRQELQGLLQHRAVSQFAHRNRIQALLRGRFLRNDRIIEVERPTSTAASELGLLRQRHTVSDLREGFFSRLDHSVGQASSRSSSSSDTSSNIYINGNGSEQTQANTSQQDVGDFHEETNSNIEESEDHGLSDNRVDIESSIIEARSSRELTSGSDAGSRQDSEDWIRGRQIFMNSELVERGDGNGDEVDTNLRQDINENEVEEHILLHSTSEIVSQQLEQNGNGSFGAVLSSQVDGLERNAAEDVNWLESSSQVDQLEGRSFASGDRGLFGDVLGYNEWREGVQDNIDEHHHENNANELPENDDRGEFEAWREGGESPEAVHSWLEEPSEREAVSVGRMDPFYFPDDDNVYSAELRELLSRRSVSTLLHSGFRESLDQLIRSYAERQSHVPLDWEMEGASATPASADQELEQLSRDQNEGQEDSVQRPPVLPSQSIPPVQQLWDQEPQHFTWPQHDMHQRFGIEWDIINDMRIDMARLQQRMNNMQRMLEACMDMQLELQRSIRQEVSAALNRSAGSAGVCENSLPEDRSKWDHVRKGVCCICCDSNIDSLLYRCGHMCTCSKCASELVRKGEKCPMCRAPVIEVIRAYSIL; encoded by the exons ATGGCAATTGCTAGTCTACACAATGTTTCTGTGCTTGATTCTTCGTTTCTTAGGGACTCTCAGTCAGAAGGTGTTACAAGACGGGGTGATGATGGGAGTAGAACCCGAGCATCATCAGTTCTACAGATGTGGCGGGAGCTTGAGGATGAGCAGGTGGTGACTCAACCCCGAGGGAGGATAGGTGGGAGAGTATTCCAGACTAGAAGTGATGGACTGAGTTCTGATCTTTCGAGGGTGGATTCATCTGAGAGCAATAGTAGTGAGCACAGCGTCACTTCTGAGGATGTTAGTATGAGTGAGAATGATTACGGACAATGGTCGCCTCGTCCAATTGGATCAGAGAGTGGACAAGAAGATTCTTCTGATCTGGGGGAGATTGAAAGGGAAAGGGTCCGGCAGATTTTTCAGGATTGGATGAACTGTGCTGCAAGGGAACGCACATCTAGTTTATCCCGGAGGACCAACAATTCTAGAGCAGAACGGCTTGGTGAATCCGAGCAGGAGAGAGTTAGAAACACAAGAGAGTGTGTACAAATGAACAGTCGGCACAGAGTCTCTCGTGTTCAGCATAGAGAAGAGCACGGTGCTGCAAATGTGGGTCATGTTGAACAAGTTCTTGGTGGTTCTGTTGTTGATCATTTTGGAGGCCGAACTGAGCATACTAGAAGGGGCATTCGCCGGTTATGTGGTAGACAGGCTCTGCTTGATATGCTAAAAAAGGCTGAGATAGAGAGGCGACAAGAGCTTCAAGGTCTGTTGCAGCATCGGGCTGTATCACAATTTGCTCATCGCAACCGCATTCAG GCCTTACTTAGAGGTAGATTCTTGCGAAATGACAGAATAATTGAAGTTGAGAGACCTACATCAACAGCAGCAAGTGAATTAGGTTTACTGAGGCAAAGACATACAGTATCAGATTTGAG GGAAGGGTTCTTCTCCAGATTGGACCACTCTGTTGGTCAAGCTAGTAGCAGGAGCAGCAGCAGCTCTGATACCTCATCGAACATTTACATTAATGGTAATGGAAGTGAACAAACCCAAGCAAATACTTCGCAACAGGATGTAGGGGATTTTCATgaagaaaccaattcaaatattGAAGAAAGTGAGGACCATGGGTTATCAGATAATAGAGTTGATATTGAAAGTAGCATCATTGAAGCTAGAAGCTCGCGGGAGCTCACTTCTGGTTCCGATGCAGGTTCAAGACAAGATTCAGAAGATTGGATAAGAGGCAGGCAAATATTCATGAATTCTGAACTTGTTGAGAGGGGAGATGGTAATGGAGATGAGGTGGATACTAATTTGCGACAAGATATTAATGAAAATGAAGTTGAAGAGCATATCCTTCTGCATTCAACCAGTGAAATAGTGTCTCAACAATTAGAGCAAAATGGGAATGGAAGTTTTGGCGCTGTCTTATCCAGTCAAGTGGATGGTCTTGAAAGAAATGCAGCTGAAGATGTGAATTGGCTTGAATCTTCTTCACAAGTAGATCAGCTAGAGGGTCGATCATTTGCAAGCGGTGATAGAGGCTTGTTTGGAGATGTTCTTGGATATAATGAATGGAGGGAGGGTGTTCAAGATAACATAGATGAACATCATCATGAAAACAATGCTAATGAATTGCCAGAAAATGATGACAGGGGTGAATTTGAAGCGTGGCGTGAAGGTGGCGAGTCTCCAGAGGCTGTGCATAGCTGGTTAGAAGAGCCTTCTGAACGAGAAGCTGTTTCTGTTGGAAGGATGGATCCTTTTTACTTTCCTGATGATGATAATGTGTACAGTGCGGAACTCAGGGAGCTCTTAAGCAG GAGAAGCGTTTCTACTCTGCTACACAGTGGCTTCCGTGAGAGTCTTGATCAATTGATACGATCATATGCTGAAAGGCAAAGCCATGTGCCGCTTGACTGGGAAATGGAAGGGGCATCTGCAACTCCTGCATCAGCAGATCAAGAACTGGAGCAGCTGAGTAGGGATCAGAATGAAGGTCAGGAAGATTCTGTTCAGCGTCCTCCAGTTCTACCTTCCCAATCAATTCCCCCAGTTCAGCAGCTCTGGGATCAGGAACCGCAGCATTTTACTTGGCCACAGCACGACATGCATCAACGCTTTGGAATA GAGTGGGACATCATTAATGATATGAGGATTGACATGGCTAGGCTACAACAAAGAATGAATAACATGCAGAGGATGCTTGAAGCCTGTATGGATATGCAACTAGAGTTGCAGCGGTCAATAAGACAAGAAGTTTCTGCTGCCCTGAATAGGTCAGCTGGTTCAGCAG GGGTTTGTGAAAACAGTTTGCCGGAGGATAGATCTAAATGGGATCATGTGAGAAAAGGAGTTTGCTGTATATGCTGTGATAGCAATATAGATTCTTTGTTGTACAG ATGTGGGCACATGTGCACATGTTCAAAATGTGCAAGTGAGTTGGTCCGAAAAGGAGAAAAGTGTCCAATGTGCAGAGCACCGGTTATTGAGGTGATCCGCGCATACTCCATCTTATAA